From Candidatus Polarisedimenticolaceae bacterium, the proteins below share one genomic window:
- a CDS encoding SRPBCC domain-containing protein — protein sequence MKRMDLTISRLIPGPVDEVFDVWFDPAFPGGPWHDARKALMNLAVDGMFYFGMEQKAAQEHTGVMPLTLPGELLGHFGRFVAVDRPRSVEHTWMSEYTHGIETTVSVTFEPCDGGTNLTIVHRGLPDDERGRKHETGWNFLLSRFEKEFAQAPAKSASRKP from the coding sequence ATGAAGCGCATGGACCTGACGATCTCGCGACTCATTCCCGGTCCCGTCGATGAAGTGTTCGACGTGTGGTTCGACCCGGCGTTCCCCGGCGGACCGTGGCACGACGCCCGGAAGGCGCTGATGAATCTCGCCGTCGACGGGATGTTCTACTTCGGAATGGAGCAGAAGGCGGCGCAGGAGCACACGGGGGTGATGCCCCTCACGTTGCCGGGGGAGCTCCTCGGCCATTTCGGAAGGTTTGTCGCCGTCGATCGGCCGAGGTCCGTCGAGCACACGTGGATGTCCGAATACACGCATGGGATCGAGACGACCGTTTCGGTGACCTTCGAGCCATGCGACGGCGGCACAAACCTGACGATCGTCCACCGCGGCCTGCCCGACGACGAGCGCGGCCGCAAGCACGAAACAGGGTGGAACTTCCTCCTGTCGCGGTTCGAGAAGGAGTTCGCGCAGGCGCCGGCGAAGA